From the genome of Pseudomonas bubulae:
GCAATGAGCGCCTCGGGCAGTTGCTCGATCCGCTTAAAGAACGCATTCAGTCGTTTGAAAAGCGCGTCGAAGAAAGCTATCAGCAGGAATCGCGGGAGCGCTTTTCCCTCGGCAAAGAACTGGAGCGCCTGCAACAGTTGAATTTGCGCCTGAGCGATGAGGCGACCAACCTGACTCGCGCCCTCAAAGGCCAGAAGACCCAGGGTAACTGGGGTGAGTTGATTCTGGAGCGGGTGCTGGAGCACGCGGGGCTTGAGAAGGGCCGCGAGTACCAGACTCAGGTCAGCCTCAAGGGGCCGGACGGAGAGCGTTTCCAGCCAGACGTATTGATCATGTTGCCCGGTGACAAGCAGGTGGTGGTCGACTCCAAGGTCAGCCTGACGGCTTATCAGCAATATGTGGGGGCTGACGACGACGTGATCGGGCAGGCGGCGCTCAAGCAGCATGTGCTATCGCTGCGCAATCATGTGAAAGGGTTGGCCAGCAAGGACTACAAGCGTCTGGAGGGGTTGCACAGCCTGGATTTCGTGTTGTTGTTCGTGCCCATCGAAGCGGCTTTTTCGGCGGCGTTGCAGGCCGAGCCCAACTTGTTTCAGGAAGCATTTGATCGTCATATCGTGATCGTCAGCCCAACCACGCTGCTGGCCACCTTGCGGGTAATCGACAGCCTCTGGAAACAGGAGCGCCAAGGCCAGAACGCCCGCGAAATTGCCGAGCGTGCCGGTTGGCTGTACGACAAGTTTGTTTTGTTTATTCAGGATCTGGATGAAGTGGGCAATCGCCTGCAGCAGCTGGACAAGGCCTACAGCTCAGCTCGTAATAAGCTGACGGAAGGCCGCGGCAATCTGGTCAGCCGCAGCGAACAGCTCAAGCTGCTGGGGGCCCGGGCCAGCAAGAGCCTGCCAGCCGACCTGCTGGAGCGGGCCATGACCGACGAAGAGGGTGTCGCCCACCCGGCGGAATAAGCGGTGTGCAAGGCTTTGTGGGGGCGGGCTTGCTGCGATGGCATCAACCAGGCTCTGCAAGTA
Proteins encoded in this window:
- the rmuC gene encoding DNA recombination protein RmuC → MLNERLNTAQLAQEGLGAQLDACRDEVSDLGQANAAKQAELAALSREVELLQVERDNGRDAAHAWNLERNQKEVELRRLDAHASGLAAELREQQDSHQQRLNDLQGSRDELRAQFAELAGKIFDEREQRFAETSNERLGQLLDPLKERIQSFEKRVEESYQQESRERFSLGKELERLQQLNLRLSDEATNLTRALKGQKTQGNWGELILERVLEHAGLEKGREYQTQVSLKGPDGERFQPDVLIMLPGDKQVVVDSKVSLTAYQQYVGADDDVIGQAALKQHVLSLRNHVKGLASKDYKRLEGLHSLDFVLLFVPIEAAFSAALQAEPNLFQEAFDRHIVIVSPTTLLATLRVIDSLWKQERQGQNAREIAERAGWLYDKFVLFIQDLDEVGNRLQQLDKAYSSARNKLTEGRGNLVSRSEQLKLLGARASKSLPADLLERAMTDEEGVAHPAE